One Tistrella bauzanensis DNA segment encodes these proteins:
- a CDS encoding M23 family metallopeptidase — protein MIAIPRPCRTVRPLRHTAAAMTLLLVLGQMPMAIAQTAMAQGRAAEPGQTGTAQPPATAAPVQDQPTAEAPGIGVEGPLMQGSLNLGRVPKGWTVTVDGTPAQVDTSGRFVFAIGRDAARVQIAARASHGATLERVVTVAARDWAIERVDGLPPPKVTPDPELDDRLRHERSLIVNARAASSDEATGFDVVTRGFRLPVEGRISGVFGSQRVLNGTPRSPHRGLDLAAAEGTPVMAPAAGKVVLVMPDLWFTGGTIIIDHGQGVSSIFAHLSETLVPPGQVVKAGDPVGRVGMTGRATGPHLHWGVFWHDIAVDPAQMVPALADRIDPMRPRPEPKPQPQPQVTPRS, from the coding sequence ATGATCGCGATCCCCCGCCCGTGCCGCACCGTCCGGCCACTCCGCCATACGGCTGCGGCCATGACCCTGCTGTTGGTTCTGGGCCAGATGCCAATGGCGATCGCGCAGACGGCCATGGCGCAGGGCCGCGCGGCCGAGCCCGGCCAGACCGGCACCGCGCAGCCACCGGCCACGGCGGCCCCGGTTCAGGACCAGCCGACCGCCGAGGCACCGGGCATCGGTGTGGAAGGGCCGCTGATGCAGGGCAGCCTGAACCTGGGCCGGGTGCCCAAGGGCTGGACGGTGACAGTGGATGGCACACCGGCGCAGGTCGATACATCCGGGCGGTTCGTGTTCGCAATCGGCCGCGACGCCGCACGGGTGCAGATCGCGGCGCGCGCCTCTCATGGGGCGACATTGGAGCGGGTGGTGACGGTGGCGGCGCGCGACTGGGCGATCGAACGGGTCGACGGCCTGCCGCCACCCAAGGTGACGCCGGATCCGGAACTCGACGACCGCCTGCGCCATGAACGCAGCCTGATCGTCAATGCCCGCGCGGCATCGAGCGACGAGGCCACCGGCTTCGACGTGGTGACCCGTGGCTTCCGGCTGCCGGTCGAGGGGCGGATCTCTGGCGTGTTCGGCAGTCAGCGGGTGCTGAACGGCACCCCGCGCAGCCCCCATCGCGGCCTGGATCTGGCCGCCGCCGAGGGCACGCCGGTGATGGCGCCGGCCGCCGGCAAGGTGGTGCTGGTGATGCCGGATCTGTGGTTCACCGGCGGCACGATCATCATCGATCACGGCCAGGGGGTCAGCTCGATCTTCGCCCATCTGTCTGAAACCCTGGTGCCGCCAGGGCAGGTGGTGAAGGCCGGCGACCCGGTCGGCCGGGTTGGCATGACCGGGCGCGCCACGGGCCCGCATCTGCATTGGGGCGTGTTCTGGCACGATATAGCGGTCGACCCGGCCCAGATGGTGCCGGCGCTGGCCGATCGCATCGATCCGATGCGGCCACGGCCGGAACCGAAGCCCCAGCCGCAGCCACAGGTGACGCCGCGATCCTGA
- a CDS encoding TerC family protein, with translation MFSQTSSEPFTGLGPVATYALAGHPLWQWAIFVTVVIVLLALDLGVLNRRDRAIGVRRSLALSAFYISAGLAFGGFVWWSSGPTSAMEYATGFLLEKTLAMDNVFVIATIFAALAIPRHLQHRVLFWGILGAIVLRALMIGIGAALVTEFHWILLGFGAFLIWGGIKMLMGDGDPPDFTQGIFMRLLKKAIPVTPDLHGHAFMVRAPDKTGRLVRHATPMLVALVLIETADVVFAVDSVPAIFAVTTDPFIVYTSNIFAILGLRALYFALAAMIHRFGDLKYALSLILVFIGGKIFWAEFMGKPPAELSLIVTASLILGGVVVSMIRSRGAPPAPESLPHPQPSPDLANELRAEMRSEKG, from the coding sequence GTGTTTTCCCAAACGTCATCCGAACCGTTCACCGGGCTTGGCCCGGTGGCGACCTATGCCCTTGCCGGCCATCCGCTGTGGCAATGGGCGATTTTCGTCACCGTCGTGATCGTGCTGCTGGCCCTGGATCTTGGGGTGCTGAACCGCCGGGACCGCGCCATCGGTGTCCGCCGCAGCCTGGCGCTGTCGGCCTTCTATATTTCGGCGGGCCTGGCCTTCGGCGGCTTCGTCTGGTGGTCGTCGGGGCCCACCAGCGCCATGGAATATGCCACCGGCTTCCTGCTGGAAAAGACCCTGGCGATGGACAACGTGTTCGTCATCGCCACAATCTTCGCGGCACTCGCCATCCCCCGCCATCTGCAACATCGGGTGCTGTTCTGGGGCATCCTCGGCGCCATCGTGCTGCGCGCGCTGATGATCGGGATCGGTGCGGCACTGGTGACCGAATTCCACTGGATCCTGCTGGGCTTCGGTGCCTTCCTGATCTGGGGCGGCATCAAGATGCTGATGGGCGATGGCGACCCGCCGGACTTCACCCAGGGCATCTTCATGCGGCTGCTGAAAAAGGCGATCCCGGTCACGCCCGATCTGCATGGCCATGCCTTCATGGTGCGCGCGCCCGACAAGACCGGGCGGCTGGTCCGCCACGCCACACCGATGCTGGTGGCGCTGGTGCTGATCGAAACCGCCGATGTGGTGTTCGCGGTCGACAGCGTACCGGCGATCTTCGCGGTCACCACTGATCCGTTCATCGTCTATACCAGCAACATCTTCGCGATCCTTGGCCTGCGGGCGCTGTATTTCGCGCTGGCGGCGATGATCCACCGCTTCGGTGACCTGAAATATGCGCTGTCGCTGATTCTGGTGTTCATCGGCGGCAAGATCTTCTGGGCCGAATTCATGGGCAAGCCGCCGGCGGAACTGTCGCTGATCGTCACCGCCAGCTTGATCCTGGGCGGCGTGGTGGTGTCGATGATCCGCAGCCGTGGCGCGCCGCCGGCCCCGGAAAGCCTGCCCCATCCCCAACCCTCGCCCGACCTCGCCAATGAATTACGGGCCGAGATGAGATCGGAGAAGGGCTGA
- a CDS encoding alpha/beta fold hydrolase, producing the protein MMQRITTDDGVDIAVEHSGNPDGAPLVLVHALGVDHTIWDLVAAPMRATRRIIAIDLAGHGVSEVRPSTPEQPQTLERLAMDVEQVVAALGIERADYAGISIGGMVGQVLGVRNPAWLRSLTLVCTVSSMPVEAHVLWDERIATVRDQGMDALVDATLARWFTAEFARLAPSALDQVAAIIRTTPTDGFIAACEAIKGLNMTPHLGGIAVPTLVISGAQDASCPPEAGRAIAAAIPGARFECLEPAAHMPPIEAADRLWPLIDGHCA; encoded by the coding sequence ATGATGCAGCGCATCACCACCGATGACGGTGTCGACATAGCCGTGGAACATTCGGGCAACCCGGACGGGGCGCCGCTGGTGCTGGTCCATGCTCTTGGCGTCGATCACACGATCTGGGATCTGGTGGCCGCGCCGATGCGCGCGACCCGGCGGATCATCGCGATCGACCTTGCCGGCCACGGTGTCAGCGAGGTTCGGCCATCCACCCCTGAACAGCCCCAGACGCTGGAGCGTCTGGCGATGGATGTCGAACAGGTGGTCGCGGCGCTGGGCATCGAGCGGGCCGATTATGCCGGCATCTCGATCGGCGGCATGGTCGGGCAGGTTCTGGGTGTGCGCAACCCGGCCTGGCTGCGCAGCCTCACTTTGGTCTGCACCGTCTCGTCGATGCCGGTTGAGGCGCATGTGCTATGGGATGAGCGGATCGCCACCGTTCGTGATCAAGGCATGGATGCCCTGGTCGATGCCACGCTGGCGCGATGGTTCACCGCTGAATTCGCCCGTCTGGCGCCATCGGCGCTCGATCAGGTGGCAGCGATCATCCGCACGACGCCAACCGACGGCTTCATTGCCGCCTGCGAGGCGATCAAGGGCCTGAACATGACCCCGCATCTGGGCGGCATCGCCGTGCCGACCCTGGTGATCTCAGGCGCGCAGGATGCAAGCTGCCCGCCTGAGGCCGGTCGCGCCATTGCCGCCGCCATTCCTGGTGCCCGCTTCGAATGCCTCGAACCTGCCGCCCATATGCCGCCGATCGAGGCCGCCGACCGGCTGTGGCCGCTGATCGACGGTCATTGCGCCTGA
- a CDS encoding LysR family transcriptional regulator encodes MTTMREHQLKKHQAQRLAWDLDWNLLRTFMVIVEERGITAAAERLGLKQPTLSNALARIEARLGRRLIDRKPNVFEVTEAGRLLYNDCVEIFGTVARLPIRLRDVQEQVTGNVAIAVASHIVSPLFDQALSDFHTRHPKATFTISVMTSLDVVTAVAQKRASFGLCLVHNPDPRLDYRVVYREFFGFFCGPKHRLYGRTDLTLDDLRGETSVSFQTDHPSDALRPVALLRAVAQVEDAVIGISSSLEEVRRMITAGLGIGPLPLHVVRRDVRDGLLWRLPPYQDPPAIDIFLVSNPQASLNRAEAGLLALLRGQVDELPLAARTYGLDGW; translated from the coding sequence ATGACGACGATGCGCGAACACCAGTTGAAGAAGCATCAGGCCCAGCGGCTGGCCTGGGATCTGGACTGGAACCTGCTGCGCACCTTCATGGTGATCGTCGAGGAACGCGGCATCACGGCCGCGGCCGAGCGGCTGGGCCTGAAACAGCCGACCCTGAGCAATGCGCTGGCACGGATCGAGGCCCGCCTCGGCCGGCGGCTGATCGACCGCAAGCCCAATGTCTTCGAGGTCACCGAGGCCGGGCGCCTGCTCTATAACGATTGCGTCGAGATTTTCGGCACCGTCGCCCGGCTGCCGATCCGGCTGCGCGATGTGCAGGAACAGGTGACCGGCAATGTGGCGATCGCGGTCGCCAGCCATATCGTGTCACCGCTGTTCGATCAGGCGCTGTCGGATTTCCACACCCGCCATCCGAAAGCCACCTTCACCATCAGCGTCATGACCAGCCTGGACGTGGTGACGGCCGTGGCGCAGAAACGCGCCTCGTTCGGGCTGTGCTTGGTGCATAACCCCGACCCGCGGCTGGATTACCGGGTGGTCTATCGCGAATTCTTCGGCTTCTTCTGCGGCCCCAAGCACCGGCTCTATGGTCGCACCGATCTGACCCTGGATGATCTGCGGGGCGAGACATCGGTGTCGTTCCAGACCGACCACCCATCCGATGCGCTCAGGCCCGTGGCCCTGCTGCGCGCGGTGGCCCAGGTGGAGGATGCGGTGATCGGCATCTCGTCGAGCCTGGAAGAGGTGCGGCGGATGATCACCGCCGGGCTGGGCATCGGGCCACTGCCGCTGCATGTGGTGCGCCGCGATGTCCGCGACGGCCTGCTCTGGCGCCTGCCGCCCTATCAGGATCCACCGGCGATCGACATCTTCCTGGTGTCGAACCCGCAGGCCAGTCTCAACCGCGCCGAGGCCGGCCTGCTGGCCCTGCTCCGCGGCCAAGTCGACGAGCTGCCGCTGGCCGCCCGCACCTATGGCCTGGACGGGTGGTAA
- a CDS encoding ABC transporter substrate-binding protein, translating into MNRFLSSVLAAGMALVMSAGVAAADDQLARIKQDGVMKIAMSGAYPPFNFVNDKNEVVGFDASIGREIARRIGVEGEIVTTAWDGILAGLLARKYDTIVGSMTITPEREKVVDFVGPYYHAGRAVFVAEGSDIQSLADIKGKTVGVTLGETHEKWARTQDGWSVRTYKGLPELLLELQADRVQAIIADNIPVRVAIKENGAKLRQLDTPDIEGGSVAIGIAINKKNPELAAAMQAALDEMMADGTYKKIAMEWVGADIR; encoded by the coding sequence ATGAACAGATTTCTGTCCTCCGTCCTTGCCGCCGGCATGGCGCTGGTGATGAGCGCCGGCGTGGCCGCGGCCGACGACCAACTGGCGCGGATCAAGCAGGACGGCGTGATGAAGATCGCGATGAGCGGCGCCTATCCGCCGTTCAACTTCGTGAATGACAAGAACGAGGTGGTGGGCTTCGACGCCTCGATCGGCCGCGAGATCGCGCGCCGGATCGGTGTCGAGGGCGAGATCGTCACCACCGCATGGGACGGCATTCTGGCCGGGCTGCTGGCGAGGAAATACGACACCATCGTCGGCAGCATGACCATCACGCCGGAACGCGAGAAGGTGGTCGATTTCGTCGGCCCCTATTATCACGCCGGCCGCGCGGTGTTCGTGGCCGAGGGCTCGGATATTCAGTCGCTGGCCGACATCAAAGGCAAGACAGTCGGCGTCACTCTGGGCGAGACCCACGAGAAATGGGCGCGCACCCAGGATGGCTGGAGCGTGCGCACCTATAAGGGCCTGCCCGAACTGCTGCTGGAACTTCAGGCCGACCGGGTGCAGGCGATCATCGCCGACAACATCCCCGTGCGGGTGGCGATCAAGGAGAACGGCGCGAAGCTGCGCCAGCTCGACACCCCGGATATCGAGGGCGGCAGCGTCGCCATCGGCATCGCCATCAACAAGAAGAATCCTGAGCTTGCCGCCGCGATGCAGGCAGCCCTCGACGAGATGATGGCCGACGGCACCTATAAGAAGATCGCCATGGAATGGGTCGGCGCCGACATCCGGTAA
- a CDS encoding amino acid ABC transporter permease, translating into MDVDLMIRVFPYFAEAAWTTVQISVLALALGLVMAALGSAARLSRWAGLRFLGTAYVSLFRGTPCLIQLFVLYFGGPQIGINLDPFVAGVIGLGVNIGAYMTESIRGAILAVARGQVEAARSLGIGRRQTMAHVVLPQAARLMIRPLGVNAVALIKGSALVSAISLVELTYTAQRYIGSTYKPFEMFAIAALFYMVVIYGALRLIAWLDRRYAID; encoded by the coding sequence ATGGATGTCGACCTGATGATCCGGGTGTTTCCGTATTTCGCGGAGGCGGCCTGGACCACGGTACAGATTTCGGTCCTGGCGCTGGCGCTGGGGCTGGTCATGGCGGCGCTGGGCTCCGCCGCCCGGCTGTCGCGATGGGCGGGCCTCAGGTTTCTGGGCACGGCCTATGTCAGCCTGTTCCGGGGCACGCCCTGCCTGATCCAGTTGTTCGTGCTCTATTTCGGCGGGCCGCAGATCGGGATCAATCTTGACCCCTTCGTTGCCGGCGTGATCGGGCTTGGGGTCAATATCGGCGCCTATATGACCGAGTCGATCCGTGGCGCCATTCTGGCGGTCGCCCGGGGCCAGGTGGAGGCCGCCCGCAGCCTGGGCATCGGCCGGCGCCAGACCATGGCCCATGTGGTGCTGCCACAGGCGGCGCGGCTGATGATCCGGCCGCTGGGGGTCAACGCGGTGGCGCTGATCAAGGGCTCGGCCCTGGTCTCGGCGATCTCGCTGGTCGAGCTCACATATACCGCCCAGCGCTATATCGGCTCCACCTACAAGCCGTTCGAGATGTTCGCGATCGCGGCCCTGTTCTACATGGTGGTGATCTATGGCGCGCTGCGCCTGATCGCCTGGCTCGACCGCCGCTATGCCATCGACTGA
- a CDS encoding amino acid ABC transporter permease, with protein MEGLDFSVVPPYAGLLLQGVIWTTVLTIAASAVSFAGGIALALAVMYGPWFLRYPVRLFAWLFMGTPLLLQLFLIYFGLVQIGIDIPALVAGIIGLGLHFAVYNADIIRAGLAAVDPGQNEGARSLGLSRFQSFRHIIVPQAVHSVMPPIGNNLIALLKESALVSVIGVAELVHTAQLAISETYRPFEFYIVAAALYYILNLILEAGLRRLERRVEATR; from the coding sequence ATGGAGGGGCTCGATTTCAGTGTGGTGCCGCCCTATGCCGGGCTGTTGCTGCAAGGGGTGATCTGGACCACGGTGCTGACCATCGCCGCCTCGGCGGTCAGCTTCGCCGGCGGCATCGCGCTGGCGCTGGCGGTGATGTACGGCCCCTGGTTCCTGCGCTATCCGGTCAGGCTGTTCGCCTGGCTGTTCATGGGCACGCCGCTGCTGCTGCAACTGTTCCTGATCTATTTCGGGCTGGTGCAGATCGGCATCGACATTCCGGCGCTGGTCGCCGGGATCATCGGCCTGGGCCTGCATTTCGCGGTCTACAACGCCGACATCATCCGCGCCGGCCTCGCCGCCGTCGATCCGGGCCAGAACGAGGGCGCGCGCAGCCTGGGGCTCAGCCGTTTCCAGAGCTTCCGGCACATCATCGTGCCGCAGGCGGTGCACAGCGTGATGCCGCCGATCGGCAACAACCTGATCGCGCTGCTGAAGGAGTCGGCGCTGGTGTCGGTGATCGGCGTCGCTGAACTGGTCCACACCGCCCAGCTCGCGATCAGTGAAACCTATCGGCCGTTCGAGTTCTATATCGTCGCGGCGGCGCTTTATTACATCCTGAACCTGATCCTGGAGGCCGGTCTGCGCCGGCTGGAACGGCGCGTGGAGGCAACCCGATGA
- a CDS encoding amino acid ABC transporter ATP-binding protein, protein MVEVRNAHKRYGALEVLKGIDLTVDRGRIIAIIGPSGSGKSTLLRAINHLETLNDGEIFLDGVQVNAPLSGAAFERHINAVRQQMGMVFQHFNLFPHLTVAQNVTLAPMLLKGMKTAEARDLARGLLDKVGLADRMDTYPSRLSGGQKQRVAIARALAMEPKVMLFDEATSALDPELVDEVNLVMKQLAAEHMTMLIVTHEMRFAGEVADRVLFMDGGVVVEEGPPDEMFRAPRQERTRGFLRKYLTG, encoded by the coding sequence ATGGTCGAGGTCCGCAACGCCCATAAGCGCTATGGCGCGCTGGAGGTGCTGAAGGGCATCGACCTCACCGTCGATCGCGGTCGGATCATCGCGATCATCGGCCCCAGCGGATCGGGCAAAAGCACGCTGCTGCGGGCGATCAACCATCTGGAAACCCTGAATGACGGCGAGATCTTCCTGGATGGCGTCCAGGTCAACGCGCCGCTGAGCGGGGCGGCCTTCGAACGCCATATCAACGCGGTGCGCCAGCAGATGGGCATGGTGTTCCAGCACTTCAATCTGTTCCCGCATCTGACGGTCGCCCAGAACGTCACCCTGGCGCCGATGCTGCTGAAGGGCATGAAGACGGCGGAGGCCCGCGATCTGGCGCGCGGCCTGCTCGACAAGGTGGGCCTGGCCGACCGGATGGACACCTACCCGTCGCGGCTGTCGGGCGGCCAGAAGCAGCGGGTGGCGATTGCCCGCGCCCTGGCCATGGAGCCCAAGGTGATGCTGTTCGACGAGGCGACCTCGGCGCTCGACCCCGAACTGGTCGACGAGGTCAATCTGGTGATGAAACAGCTTGCCGCCGAGCACATGACCATGCTGATCGTCACCCATGAAATGCGCTTCGCGGGCGAGGTCGCCGACCGGGTGCTGTTCATGGATGGCGGCGTGGTGGTCGAGGAAGGCCCGCCCGACGAGATGTTCCGCGCCCCCCGTCAGGAACGCACCCGTGGCTTCCTGCGCAAGTATCTGACCGGCTGA